From the genome of Phreatobacter cathodiphilus, one region includes:
- a CDS encoding ABC transporter ATP-binding protein, which produces MSLPLLTVRGLVKHFPVAGGFFGPKKVVRAVDGIDFDVIDGETLGIVGESGCGKSTTARLLMHLMDPTAGEILFDGAKVGSPDLSLTEYRRQVQMVFQDSYASLNPRLTIESSIAFGPQVHGVPQREAIERARDLLAKVGLEPQRFAGRYPHELSGGQRQRINIARALALQPKVVILDEAVSALDKSVEAQVLNLLLDLKEEFKLTYIFISHDLHVVRYMSDRVMVMYLGKVAEIGPSEAIFDDPFHPYSGALTRSMPTMDPDNRTEQAPLFGDPPNPIDPPPGCRFHTRCTFAEGVCSQREPVLTRAATLHDVACLRSEPGSGHTMAPPTAAAA; this is translated from the coding sequence ATGAGCCTGCCCCTCCTCACCGTCCGCGGCCTCGTCAAGCACTTCCCCGTCGCCGGCGGGTTCTTCGGCCCGAAGAAGGTGGTGCGTGCCGTGGACGGCATCGACTTCGACGTCATCGACGGCGAGACCCTCGGCATCGTCGGCGAATCCGGCTGCGGCAAGTCCACCACCGCCCGCCTGCTCATGCACCTGATGGACCCCACCGCCGGCGAGATCCTCTTCGACGGCGCCAAGGTCGGCTCGCCCGACCTGTCCCTGACCGAGTATCGCCGTCAGGTGCAGATGGTCTTCCAGGACAGCTACGCCTCGCTCAACCCGCGCCTCACCATCGAGAGCTCCATCGCCTTCGGGCCGCAGGTTCACGGCGTGCCGCAGCGCGAGGCCATCGAACGCGCCCGCGACCTCCTCGCCAAGGTGGGCCTCGAGCCCCAGCGTTTCGCCGGCCGCTATCCGCACGAACTCTCCGGCGGTCAGCGCCAGCGCATCAACATCGCCCGCGCGCTGGCGCTCCAGCCCAAGGTCGTCATCCTCGACGAGGCGGTCTCCGCCCTCGACAAGTCGGTGGAGGCGCAGGTGCTCAACCTCCTCCTCGACCTCAAGGAGGAGTTCAAGCTCACCTACATCTTCATCTCCCACGACCTCCACGTCGTCCGCTACATGTCGGACCGGGTCATGGTCATGTATCTCGGCAAGGTCGCCGAGATCGGCCCCTCCGAGGCGATCTTCGACGATCCCTTCCATCCCTATTCCGGCGCCCTGACCCGCTCCATGCCGACCATGGACCCGGACAACCGCACCGAGCAGGCGCCGCTCTTCGGCGATCCGCCGAACCCCATCGATCCCCCGCCCGGCTGCCGCTTCCACACCCGCTGCACGTTTGCCGAGGGCGTCTGCTCCCAGCGCGAGCCGGTACTGACCCGCGCCGCGACGCTGCACGACGTCGCCTGCCTCCGTTCCGAGCCCGGCTCCGGCCACACCATGGCGCCGCCGACGGCCGCGGCCGCGTGA